From Daucus carota subsp. sativus chromosome 6, DH1 v3.0, whole genome shotgun sequence, the proteins below share one genomic window:
- the LOC108225760 gene encoding probable carboxylesterase 5 — translation MDSSSNDSQKYILQPKVIEYDEGNEILREFSPFIRVYRDGKIERLSGTETVPAGNDPNTGVQSKDVVVTKETNVSARLYMPESIKPGEKLPLLLYFHGGGFVVDSAFSPSYHMHLNQLVKQANIVVVSVDYRLAPEHPLPIPYFDSWFALEWVASHSLGNGEEPWLNEHVDFGRLFIGGDSAGGNIVHNVTLTVGNETRDDVRVRGVCLNHPMVWGSDASVDGKAIDAETKEFMEKLWRFTYPETSGTDDPKLNPDKIADFSRFGCERVLLVSAEHDFMKEWQLHYGGVLEKSGWKGNIEMMEFEGEGHVFYLFDPASDNALNLLKKMASFINQE, via the coding sequence ATGGATTCAAGCAGTAACGATtcgcaaaaatatatattacaaccAAAGGTTATCGAGTATGATGAAGGCAACGAAATTCTCCGAGAGTTTAGTCCTTTTATCCGAGTATACAGAGATGGTAAAATCGAAAGACTCTCTGGCACCGAGACTGTTCCTGCTGGCAATGATCCCAACACAGGTGTTCAATCGAAAGATGTTGTAGTCACTAAAGAAACAAATGTATCAGCTAGGCTCTACATGCCCGAAAGTATAAAACCAGGTGAAAAGCTCCCTCTTCTACTCTATTTTCACGGGGGAGGTTTTGTTGTGGACAGCGCTTTCTCTCCTTCTTACCACATGCATTTAAatcagcttgtgaaacaagcaAATATTGTGGTTGTTTCAGTCGATTATCGGTTAGCCCCGGAACATCCTCTCCCTATCCCGTATTTTGATTCGTGGTTCGCGTTGGAATGGGTGGCTTCTCATTCCTTAGGGAATGGTGAAGAGCCGTGGCTCAACGAGCATGTTGATTTCGGACGACTTTTTATAGGAGGTGATAGTGCGGGAGGTAACATTGTGCACAATGTGACATTGACCGTGGGAAATGAAACACGCGATGATGTTAGAGTTAGAGGAGTTTGTTTGAACCATCCGATGGTTTGGGGGAGTGATGCGAGTGTTGATGGGAAAGCAATTGATGCCGAAACAAAGGAATTTATGGAGAAATTATGGCGGTTTACCTATCCGGAGACTAGCGGGACTGATGACCCGAAACTAAATCCTGATAAGATAGCAGATTTTTCGAGGTTCGGGTGCGAAAGGGTGTTGCTTGTGTCGGCTGAGCATGATTTTATGAAGGAATGGCAGTTGCATTACGGTGGTGTACTGGAAAAAAGTGGTTGGAAAGGGAATATAGAGATGATGGAGTTTGAAGGAGAGGGCCATGTTTTCTACTTGTTTGATCCAGCTTCTGATAATGCTTTGAATCTTCTCAAGAAAATGGCTTCTTTCATCAATCAGGAGTAG
- the LOC108225768 gene encoding probable carboxylesterase 13 has translation MTSLVHTVNSLPETNTETTDIAHDFPPFMTVYKNGTIKRNVGSPFMPTPENLNGVRTKDVVVSSHPKVTARIFLPESLTPGEKLPVILYIHGGGFCVESALSYFYTPYAASFSSNCNAVVVSVDYRLAPEHKIPACYDDSWEALKWVVSHASGSGPDPWVNKHADFGRVFLAGDSAGATISHTVATWAGVKGLDSGVKISGIILVHPFFGDGKPNKLWDFCCSDETGLDDPKLNPAANPGLLARLGCGKGLVCTAENDGLRTRGWSYYEALKRSEWKGEVEIVETKGMGHVFHLFDPHCEKAVSMMKLVACFVKDDKVH, from the coding sequence ATGACTTCTCTTGTTCATACGGTGAATTCTCTGCCGGAAACTAACACTGAAACCACTGACATTGCTCATGACTTCCCTCCATTCATGACCGTGTACAAAAATGGAACCATTAAGAGGAACGTTGGCAGCCCATTTATGCCTACCCCGGAAAATCTAAACGGCGTCAGAACAAAAGATGTGGTGGTTTCATCTCATCCCAAAGTTACTGCTCGTATTTTCTTGCCGGAGTCTTTGACACCGGGAGAGAAACTCCCGGTGATACTGTATATTCATGGTGGCGGATTCTGCGTAGAATCCGCCTTATCCTATTTTTACACTCCTTATGCTGCGTCATTTTCTTCGAATTGCAATGCGGTTGTTGTTTCCGTTGACTACCGACTCGCCCCGGAACATAAAATTCCAGCCTGTTATGATGATTCATGGGAAGCCTTGAAATGGGTTGTTTCTCATGCATCCGGGTCGGGTCCGGACCCCTGGGTAAACAAGCATGCTGATTTCGGGCGGGTTTTCTTGGCGGGTGATAGTGCCGGAGCGACTATTTCGCATACAGTGGCTACTTGGGCGGGGGTAAAAGGACTCGATTCGGGTGTTAAGATTTCGGGTATTATTTTGGTCCATCCGTTTTTCGGGGATGGAAAACCCAACAAGTTGTGGGATTTTTGTTGCTCCGACGAAACGGGTCTAGATGACCCGAAACTGAACCCAGCTGCGAACCCGGGTTTGTTGGCAAGGCTTGGGTGTGGCAAAGGGTTGGTTTGTACGGCTGAGAATGATGGTTTAAGAACAAGAGGTTGGAGTTATTACGAGGCACTAAAAAGGAGTGAGTGGAAAGGAGAGGTTGAGATTGTGGAGACAAAGGGGATGGGTCATGTTTTTCATTTGTTTGATCCGCACTGTGAAAAAGCCGTATCAATGATGAAATTGGTAGCATGTTTCGTGAAAGATGACAAGGTTCATTGA
- the LOC108225765 gene encoding 2-hydroxyisoflavanone dehydratase → MSSLVQMMNSPPDQLDLKTTDIAHEFPPFLTVYKNGTIKRNVGSPFMPAPENLNGVRTKDVVVSSHPKVTARIFLPESLTPGEKLPVLVYIHGGGFCVESALSYFYTPYAASIASTCNAIVVSVDYRLAPEHRIPACYDDSWEALKWVVSHASRSGPDPWVNEHADFGRVFLAGDSAGANISHTLAAWAGVKGLESDVKISGVIMVHPFFGDGKPDGLWDFCCSDGTGLDDPRLNPAADPALLEKLACGKVLICTAENDILRPRGWSYFEALKESEWKGEVEIVETKGMGHVFHLFNPNCEEAVSLMKLVASFMKDDKVLSLL, encoded by the coding sequence ATGAGTTCTCTTGTCCAAATGATGAATTCTCCTCCTGATCAACTAGACTTGAAAACCACTGACATTGCTCACGAATTCCCTCCATTTCTTACGGTTTACAAAAATGGAACCATCAAGAGGAATGTTGGCAGCCCATTTATGCCTGCCCCGGAAAATCTAAACGGTGTAAGAACAAAAGATGTGGTGGTTTCATCTCATCCCAAAGTTACTGCTCGTATTTTCTTGCCAGAGTCTTTGACACCGGGAGAGAAACTCCCGGTGTTGGTTTATATTCACGGTGGCGGATTCTGCGTAGAATCCGCCTTGTCGTATTTCTACACTCCTTACGCTGCGTCCATTGCTTCCACTTGCAACGCTATCGTTGTTTCGGTTGACTACCGACTCGCGCCCGAACATCGAATTCCCGCGTGTTATGATGATTCATGGGAGGCCTTGAAATGGGTTGTTTCTCATGCATCCAGGTCGGGTCCGGACCCATGGGTAAACGAGCATGCTGATTTCGGGCGGGTTTTTCTGGCGGGTGATAGTGCTGGAGCTAATATTTCGCACACATTGGCTGCTTGGGCGGGGGTAAAAGGACTCGAATCGGATGTTAAGATTTCGGGTGTGATTATGGTCCATCCGTTTTTCGGGGATGGCAAGCCCGACGGTTTATGGGATTTTTGTTGCTCCGATGGGACAGGGCTTGATGACCCGAGATTGAACCCGGCAGCGGATCCGGCTCTGTTGGAGAAGCTTGCGTGTGGGAAAGTGTTGATTTGTACTGCTGAGAATGATATATTGAGACCGAGGGGTTGGAGTTATTTTGAGGCTCTAAAAGAGAGTGAGTGGAAAGGAGAGGTTGAGATTGTGGAAACAAAGGGGATGGGTCATGTGTTTCACCTGTTCAACCCGAATTGTGAAGAGGCCGTATCACTGATGAAATTGGTAGCATCGTTCATGAAAGATGACAAGGTCCTTTCTTTGTTATAG
- the LOC135147246 gene encoding uncharacterized protein LOC135147246 gives MRKKTRANVKAHTPQPTSTSQKRKLIDEDDDELVTVDSGDELSGVNRDEVGIESSQKKPKSEMLAVRGLAGRKVILGKPLSGKALYSCGIVKLFEDLGFQSFLVDLPKTCYPALVREFYANLQLVGSDQYVSFVSDVKICLSSMFLGAILKIPPSTLSIHTKRGPKSVEGFSHQDQLKLITGSDNVSENMFPSTTQLLPLAQALFKLSIDNVSPRLGTRSNLSSQDIVVVAMIMAGRKFDLPDLILKNMLDAVEGKSSGGLPYGLLLTRVFEWFGVSFVDEDTITAKEFLDVKFLSQSNLKLDKDGNLIVVEIPPPPPPTHSVNVVDLGISAQEIQEYMEELRTNHQQLVDGQKQLSEKMIELNSQFAFWKDMMFGARTSTASEKCSSGSFAYELCKRMYGSGGSSDVKATFTSEDDVTDSPRPRTAMDALKEAAGTDSKYAAAGEEMLARNVIAAELAKKYGLEKDEQDKPGT, from the coding sequence ATGAGGAAGAAGACTAGAGCAAACGTCAAGGCTCACACTCCTCAGCCTACTTCGACATCTCAAAAGCGCAAGTTGATTGACGAAGATGACGATGAGCTGGTGACTGTTGACAGTGGTGATGAGTTATCTGGAGTGAATCGCGATGAGGTCGGGATTGAATCATCTCAGAAAAAGCCCAAATCGGAGATGTTGGCTGTTCGAGGTCTTGCCGGCCGCAAGGTCATCTTGGGTAAGCCTCTTTCTGGAAAAGCTTTGTACTCTTGTGGTATAGTTAAGCTTTTTGAGGATTTAGGGTTTCAGTCCTTTTTGGTTGATTTGCCTAAAACTTGCTATCCTGCGTTAGTTAGAGAATTTTATGCGAATCTACAGTTGGTTGGATCTGATCAGTATGTCTCGTTTGTTTCTGATGTTAAGATCTGTTTGTCCTCCATGTTTTTGGGTGCGATTTTAAAAATACCACCATCCACTCTGTCTATTCACACTAAGAGAGGTCCAAAAAGTGTTGAGGGGTTCTCTCACCAAGatcaattaaaattgataactGGGTCTGATAATGTGTCTGAGAATATGTTTCCTTCCACTACTCAGTTGCTTCCTCTTGCTCAAGCACTTTTTAAGCTGTCAATTGATAATGTTAGTCCTAGGCTTGGTACTAGGTCTAATCTGTCTTCACAAGATATTGTGGTTGTTGCTATGATCATGGCGGGTCGAAAGTTTGATTTGCCAGATTTGATTCTTAAAAACATGTTGGATGCAGTTGAGGGTAAATCTTCTGGGGGTTTACCATATGGGTTACTTTTAACCAGAGTTTTTGAATGGTTTGGAGTGTCATTTGTTGATGAGGACACTATTACTGCTAAAGAATTTTTGGATGTTAAGTTTCTATCTCAGTCAAATTTGAAGTTGGATAAGGATGGGAATCTGATTGTGGTTGAAattcctccacctccacctcctacACATTCTGTGAACGTTGTTGATTTGGGAATCTCTGCACAGGAGATTCAGGAATATATGGAAGAGCTTCGTACTAATCATCAGCAGCTGGTGGACGGGCAGAAGCAGTTGTCTGAGAAGATGATTGAGTTAAATTCTCAGTTTGCTTTCTGGAAGGACATGATGTTTGGGGCTAGAACTTCAACTGCTTCAGAGAAATGCAGTTCGGGAAGCTTTGCTTATGAGCTCTGCAAAAGGATGTATGGCTCCGGGGGTTCATCTGATGTGAAGGCTACTTTCACTTCTGAGGATGATGTTACTGATAGCCCACGGCCAAGAACAGCTATGGATGCTTTGAAGGAGGCTGCTGGAACGGACTCCAAGTATGCTGCTGCAGGGGAAGAGATGCTAGCTCGGAATGTGATTGCGGCAGAGCTTGCCAAGAAGTATGGATTGGAGAAGGATGAACAGGACAAGCCTGGAACTTGA